Proteins found in one Manduca sexta isolate Smith_Timp_Sample1 chromosome 8, JHU_Msex_v1.0, whole genome shotgun sequence genomic segment:
- the LOC115444147 gene encoding uncharacterized protein LOC115444147 isoform X2, with product MQKRALIFPPTSLYGTFLAIAVPIDIPDKNVFVSYNFESNYSVLTNITEIDEVIFPNLPMISSRQTRSITRELAYTVLETRFKEHGMNGRECMLRNICEAAETPLHHNGLLGHIMHVVFTPSASREEGLDDDYYEAEADGQKGDCDKYLDDCPFSLFDIITRLVEIRH from the exons CCCACCGACAAGTCTTTACGGC ACATTCTTGGCGATAGCTGTGCCTATTGATATCCCGGACAAAAACGTGTTCGTCTCGTACAACTTCGAGTCGAACTACAGCGTGCTTACTAACATTACAGAGATCGACGAGGTCATCTTCCCCAATCTGCCG ATGATTAGTTCCCGCCAAACTCGGAGTATCACAAGAGAACTTGCCTACACCGTTCTTGAAACGAGATTTAAAGA GCATGGTATGAACGGACGGGAGTGCATGCTACGAAACATTTGCGAGGCAGCCGAGACCCCTCTACACCACAACGGCCTCCTGGGACACATAATGCATGTCGTGTTCAC TCCCTCAGCATCCCGCGAGGAGGGCCTGGACGACGACTACTACGAGGCCGAAGCTGACGGGCAGAAGGGAGACTGCGACAAATACCTAGACGACTGCCCCTTCAGCCTGTTCGACATCATCACTAGACTTGTCGAGATACGGCATTAA